In Shewanella sp. MR-4, the genomic stretch AAGATTCTGCCGTTAGCTTTTTCTCGATGGCCGCACCGATATGCTGGGACACAAAAGTCAGCAATTCCAAATCTTTAGTTTGGTAGTTTTGGGTCATGCTGAAACTGTAGATGGTCAAGGCGCCACGCACTTCGTCATGGATAAACAGTGGAATACCTATCCATTGATGCATTGTTTGGGTGTGGTTTAGTGCGGGGGCTTTAGCGTAAAGCTCGCCAGAGATGATTAAATCATTGAGATCATTTCGGTCGAGCAATAATGGTCGCTTGTGTTTGAGCACATACTCGGTCAGCCCATCCTGCAAGGGCCTTGAACCTGGATGCTGGTTGCCTAATTGCGACACGTAAAACGGGAAGGTTAAGTGAGTGCCTTCTTCATTCAGCAGAGCGATATAACAGTTATTGGCGGGGATAAGATGGCGGATAACATTATGTAGCTGGGCATAGAAGTCGGGGTTATCAGAGCCTGAGCTAGCAAGCTCAGCAATCTCAAATAACGACTTTTGCAACCGCTCGGCTCTACGTCGCTCATACACTTCTTGCTTGAGTTTATCGTAGGCTTGGCTGAGTTCCTTGGTGCGTTGCTGAATGGCTTGTTCTAGTTGTTCTTGATGTTTAAGCCTTTCCATCACGCCGGCAATGTGGTGGCAAATAAAGGTCATTAACTCGACCTCGATATCGCCGTAATTTACATTGGTATCATAGGTCTGTACTACGAGTACCGCGGTCACTATGCCTTCATGTTTAATGGGGACGCCTAGCCACAGGTGACAAGGCGAACCGAGATTCAGTATCTCCCCAGCATGAACCAATTCATCGACTTTAGTCTCATCGCACAATAAGGTTTCACCCGAGCGAAAGACATAACCGGTTAATCCCTGTTGTAGCAGGGTGGAGAGCGATTGTTCAGGATAGAGTTGGGCTGGGTGGGCGTCTTTTTCATCGGCGAAGAAGGGGACAGAAATGTCTCCGCTATTCACATCTAGAGTGGCAATAAAAAAATTATCGGCAGAGATCAGTTGCTTTAGGTGGTGATGCACACCAAGATAGAACTCTTCGAGGGAAGGAACCTGCGTCGCAATATGGGATAATTCGAGTAACGCATTTTGAACGACTTCGGCACGCTTATACTTATGCGCCAAATATTTGAGGCGATTAAGTCTCTTTTTTAAGCGTTCAACCTCATGAGCTCGAGGCGGGGTAGTTCCATCTTCATCCCTAAACATGATACTCACTAATCAGTTCTGCGTTAATTGTTTACCAAACGTTATAATTAACATGAAATACCGTAACATCCAAGCCATATTTACGATGGTGTTTCGCTGAAAAAGCATGCGAATGTATCAAAACTTGAGCAGTCAGTAAAAAAAGTGCAAAACAGCTATAGACTCAAGGGCTATTTGTCCATACTATATGCGGCGCTAACCAAGGCGAGCGCCCATAGCTCAGCTGGATAGAGCGCACCCCTCCGGAGGGTGAGGCCGAAGGTTCGAATCCTTTTGGGCGCACCATTTCTCCGAATGAGTTGTGAGCTTGAAGGTTAGCAGTAAAGTGAAAGTCAGTGGTGATTGTAGCTCAGTTGGTAGAGTCCCGGATTGTGATTCCGGTTGTCGTGGGTTCGAGCCCCATCAGTCACCCCATTTCATTTACATCTCGGTGATTAGCGCAGTCCGATGGCGCATCCAGATTTTTGGATAAGAACGGACCAGAGGGTTTGACTCTCTTTAGTTAAAGTAAATTTCGGTGATTAGCGCAGTCCGGTAGCGCATCTGGTTTGGGACCAGAGGGTCAGAGGTTCGAATCCTCTATCACCGACCACATTATTCGCATAACTAGCGCGCTTGATTTTTCAGGCAAATAGTTAACAGTTACGGTGATTAGCGCAGTCCGGTAGCGCATCTGGTTTGGGACCAGAGGGTCAGAGGTTCGAATCCTCTATCACCGACCAATTACATTGAAGCCTCAGAATTCCTTAGGGATCACTGGGGCTTTTTTGTATCTGTCTCTCGGTTGTATGCCTCTGTTCAAGCCTTGCCATCAGGCGTTATTGCACAACATAGTTTGTGGCGCCCCAAGCAATTCTTCCCGCTCAAATAATTAAGGCTCCCTAAGGAGCCTTAATGCAAACATATTCGACTTAGTCGATATTCTCTGGCGGTACTATAAAGCCTTGATAGGCGTCAGTTTTAAGCTCATTAAATCGTTCTAACTGCGCTTTCTCTTGGATACCAGTCACTATCACCTGAATATCCAATCCTTTGGCCACATTGATAATGGCGCGGCAGAGCTCGCTATTATGTGAGGCTTCGTCATAGTAGGAGAAGGATTGATCGAGTTTCACGTAACTCGGTCTTAGCTCTTGAAGGTACGACATAGATCCAAATTGGCGACCAAAGTGGTCGATACCAAACTTAGCACCATTATCACGAATGATATTACATAGCTGCACACAGGATTCTAAATCGCTGTAGACGCCTGCTTCGGGGATTTCAAAGCATATACGTTCTACCTGTGGCATGCTGCGCAAGAAGTGATTGAGCCAGTCGTGGAATTGAGTATCACTAAGGCTCTGATGTGTCAGGTTGATTGCCAGTGGTTCATAGTTACGCTCAAGCAATTTATGCTCATTCACAGTCTCAATCAGGCATTTATCGAGCAGCGAGCCGAGTGACAGTAGCTCGATATAAGGCATAAACTGGCCTGCATGGGCCACCTTATCGCCAAGTTCAAGTTGGCAGTAGAGTTCTCGCTGTGCAACACCTTCCCCATTACAAAATTGGATGGGTTGCCAGCGGAACTTAAACTTCTTATTGCTGATGGCATGGCTTAAGTTGTCGCGCCACTGCTCTCTAGTGAATAGCTGTTGCTCTGTGGTTTCAAACCAATGGAAAGACTTATGTTCTTTCAGCGCTTTTTGCAGCGCGTTATCCGCCTGCGCCAGAATATCTGACACCTTCATTTGACCGATGCGTTCAGCAACACCGATGGCAAAGTTCTCATTGGGCTTACAGCCTGCTTTAGAGATCTCTTGGTTGATGGTGCGGATCAGGGTTTGCAGGTACTTACTGATTTGATCGTGTTCGACATCGGTAACGAGGAACGCAAATTCAAATGCGGCAATACGCGCCACGACGGATGGGGTGATCTCATTGAGTTGCTCGACCAGTTTTTCGGCCAACAGGCGAATGGTTTCATCCCGAACCTGATAGCCATATTTACTGTGTACCTCCTCGAGCCAATCGAGCTTAGCTAAGAAAAGGGCACCGCTGCTCGGTTCACTTAACCAGCCGTTGAGGCGGCTGACTACGTATTGGCGATTAGGCAGTCCAGAGGCGGGGTCGGTGAGGTTCTTTTTGCG encodes the following:
- a CDS encoding EAL domain-containing protein, translating into MTLFRQIYSLLFSLFLLVVASLGYVQFTETQSFLTKQMESDLNNTSTSLGLMLTPALQAGDTAAAETLVNVIFEGGYYKNIKLTWMVDGKQQEWNNPLKIEDVPQWFINLNLFKTIKKESTITSGWLQLAQLEITAHPGFGYHELWRIMSNTIIAFSLLFLVAIFTARLGLTWILKPLHALSDHAKKIAARQFGPDMPLPKTTELKDLVTAFNSMSAQLKQLFQSLDEEVGSLRKKNLTDPASGLPNRQYVVSRLNGWLSEPSSGALFLAKLDWLEEVHSKYGYQVRDETIRLLAEKLVEQLNEITPSVVARIAAFEFAFLVTDVEHDQISKYLQTLIRTINQEISKAGCKPNENFAIGVAERIGQMKVSDILAQADNALQKALKEHKSFHWFETTEQQLFTREQWRDNLSHAISNKKFKFRWQPIQFCNGEGVAQRELYCQLELGDKVAHAGQFMPYIELLSLGSLLDKCLIETVNEHKLLERNYEPLAINLTHQSLSDTQFHDWLNHFLRSMPQVERICFEIPEAGVYSDLESCVQLCNIIRDNGAKFGIDHFGRQFGSMSYLQELRPSYVKLDQSFSYYDEASHNSELCRAIINVAKGLDIQVIVTGIQEKAQLERFNELKTDAYQGFIVPPENID